A single Dechloromonas denitrificans DNA region contains:
- a CDS encoding branched-chain amino acid ABC transporter permease — MTQLVLEQALNGLQFGLMLFLLAAGLTLVFGIMDCINLAHGSLYMVGAYFVAAAAQAADSFWIGLGAGVAGAAVLGLLLELTLFRQLYKRDHLSQVLATFALILIANEAVRMLWGAQPVMLNPPDALAGPVEIAGFFYPAYRLVIIAFGLAVAGLLYLLVAKSRVGMWVRAGASNREMTEALGINVRNLFTAVFVFGAALCALAGGLLGPLLAVQVGMGESVLILAFVVIIIGGIGSIRGALVGSLIVGTVDTLGRALLPTLLRAALPADAAATLGPTLASILIYLLMAGILFFKPQGLFPARA, encoded by the coding sequence GTGACCCAGCTGGTTCTCGAGCAGGCCCTCAACGGCCTGCAATTCGGCCTGATGCTTTTCCTCCTCGCCGCCGGGCTGACGCTCGTCTTCGGCATCATGGACTGCATCAACCTGGCGCATGGCTCGCTCTACATGGTCGGGGCTTACTTCGTTGCGGCTGCCGCCCAGGCCGCCGATTCGTTCTGGATCGGCCTCGGCGCCGGCGTCGCCGGGGCAGCCGTGCTCGGCCTTTTGCTCGAACTGACGCTGTTCCGCCAGTTGTACAAGCGCGACCACCTGTCGCAGGTGCTTGCCACTTTCGCCCTGATCCTGATCGCCAACGAGGCGGTGCGCATGCTCTGGGGCGCCCAGCCGGTGATGCTCAACCCGCCGGACGCACTGGCCGGCCCGGTGGAAATCGCCGGCTTCTTCTACCCGGCCTACCGGCTGGTCATCATTGCCTTCGGTCTGGCCGTCGCCGGCCTGCTTTACCTGCTGGTGGCGAAAAGCCGGGTCGGCATGTGGGTCCGCGCCGGCGCTTCGAATCGGGAAATGACCGAAGCCCTCGGCATCAACGTCCGGAACCTGTTCACCGCCGTCTTCGTCTTTGGCGCCGCCCTCTGCGCGCTGGCCGGCGGCCTGCTCGGGCCACTGCTCGCGGTGCAGGTCGGCATGGGCGAAAGCGTGCTGATCCTCGCCTTCGTCGTCATCATCATCGGCGGCATCGGCTCGATCCGCGGCGCGCTGGTCGGCAGCCTGATCGTCGGCACCGTCGACACGCTCGGCCGGGCGCTCTTGCCGACCCTGCTGCGCGCCGCCTTGCCGGCCGATGCCGCAGCGACGCTCGGGCCGACCCTGGCCTCGATCCTGATCTACCTGCTGATGGCCGGCATCCTGTTCTTCAAGCCGCAAGGCTTGTTTCCGGCGCGCGCCTGA
- a CDS encoding YeeE/YedE family protein: protein MDSDVSPNTVLWLSFAVSFMFGAIAQKTHFCTMGAVSDIVNMRDWGRMRMWLLAIGVAILGSAALHAAGLIDLGKSIYRTPNFTWLSYIVGGLTFGIGMVLASGCGSKTLIRIGTGNLKSVVVFLVLGLVAYMTMRGFLGYFRVNVLEKVALTLPAGQDLPALLTAAGMAPQTAFLLAVIAIGGGLTAFSLLKRDFWTVDNLLGGLGVGLAVVAAWYVSGHLGYVAEHPETLEEAFLATNSGRMESLTFVAPQAYALELLMLWSDTSRKLTIGIASVLGVIAGSGCWALITRSFRWEGFASVEDTASHLIGAALMGFGGVIAMGCTVGQGISGFSTLAVGSIITFLAIVAGAAAMLKFQYWRLMREA from the coding sequence ATGGACTCTGACGTTTCCCCGAATACCGTACTCTGGCTGAGTTTCGCGGTGTCCTTCATGTTTGGCGCGATCGCCCAGAAGACCCATTTCTGCACCATGGGCGCCGTTTCCGACATCGTCAATATGCGCGACTGGGGCCGGATGCGGATGTGGCTGCTGGCCATCGGCGTGGCGATTCTCGGTTCGGCCGCACTGCATGCCGCCGGCCTGATCGACCTCGGCAAGTCGATCTACCGGACCCCCAACTTTACCTGGCTGTCCTACATCGTCGGCGGGCTGACCTTCGGCATCGGCATGGTCCTCGCCTCCGGTTGCGGCTCGAAGACGCTGATCCGGATCGGCACCGGCAACCTCAAGTCGGTGGTCGTCTTTCTCGTCCTCGGCCTGGTCGCCTACATGACCATGCGCGGGTTTCTCGGCTACTTCCGGGTCAATGTGCTGGAAAAAGTGGCGCTCACGCTGCCGGCCGGGCAGGATCTACCGGCGCTGCTGACAGCGGCCGGCATGGCGCCGCAAACGGCCTTTCTGCTGGCCGTCATCGCCATCGGCGGCGGGCTGACGGCCTTCTCCCTGCTGAAACGCGATTTCTGGACCGTCGACAACCTGCTCGGCGGATTGGGCGTCGGGCTGGCCGTCGTCGCCGCCTGGTACGTCAGCGGCCATCTCGGCTATGTCGCCGAACATCCGGAAACGCTGGAGGAAGCCTTCCTGGCGACCAACAGCGGGCGGATGGAGTCGCTGACTTTCGTCGCCCCGCAGGCCTATGCGCTGGAACTGCTGATGCTGTGGTCGGATACCAGCCGCAAGCTGACCATCGGCATCGCCTCGGTGCTCGGCGTCATCGCCGGCTCGGGCTGCTGGGCGCTGATCACCCGCAGTTTCCGCTGGGAAGGCTTCGCCAGTGTCGAAGACACCGCCAGCCACCTGATCGGTGCGGCGCTGATGGGTTTCGGTGGCGTGATCGCCATGGGCTGCACGGTTGGGCAGGGCATTTCCGGCTTTTCGACGCTGGCCGTCGGGTCGATCATCACTTTCCTGGCCATCGTCGCCGGTGCGGCGGCGATGCTGAAGTTCCAGTACTGGCGCCTGATGCGCGAGGCTTAA
- the queC gene encoding 7-cyano-7-deazaguanine synthase QueC, translating to MMKPAVVLLSGGLDSATCLAIARSQGFASYCLSFNYGQRHCAELRAAERVAQALGATEHRILNLGLAQFGGSALTDSTIAVPVDGVQPGIPVTYVPARNTIMLSLAMAWAEVLGSRDIFVGVNAVDYSGYPDCRPEFIAAFEKMANLATRAGVEGEGGRLSIHAPLIDLSKADIIRTGAALGVDYGLTVSCYQADELGRACGVCDSCRLRAEGFAAAGLPDPTTYRR from the coding sequence ATGATGAAGCCAGCCGTCGTTCTCCTTTCCGGTGGACTCGATTCCGCCACTTGCCTCGCCATTGCCCGCAGCCAGGGCTTTGCCTCCTATTGCCTGTCGTTCAACTACGGTCAGCGCCACTGCGCCGAACTGCGGGCGGCCGAACGGGTGGCACAGGCGCTTGGGGCCACCGAGCACCGCATCCTCAATCTCGGGCTCGCCCAGTTCGGCGGTTCGGCGCTCACCGACAGCACCATCGCCGTCCCGGTCGATGGCGTCCAGCCAGGCATTCCCGTCACCTACGTGCCGGCCCGCAACACCATCATGCTGTCGCTGGCGATGGCCTGGGCCGAGGTGCTGGGCAGCCGCGACATTTTCGTCGGGGTCAATGCGGTCGACTATTCCGGTTACCCGGATTGCCGGCCGGAATTCATCGCCGCCTTCGAGAAGATGGCCAATCTGGCTACCCGTGCCGGCGTCGAAGGCGAGGGCGGCAGACTGTCGATTCACGCGCCGTTGATCGATCTTTCCAAGGCCGACATTATCCGTACCGGCGCCGCGTTGGGCGTCGATTACGGCCTGACCGTCTCGTGCTATCAGGCCGATGAACTCGGCCGGGCCTGCGGCGTCTGCGATTCGTGCCGCCTGCGCGCCGAGGGCTTCGCCGCCGCCGGTCTGCCCGATCCAACCACTTACCGCCGCTGA
- a CDS encoding ABC transporter substrate-binding protein, whose product MSLRLTTLAAALLLASSAHAAEQIKVGLLSTLSGPGAGLGVDIRDGFNLAMKHLNGKLGGLPAEVLIADDQQNPDVAKQTADKFLKKDKVDFMTGIVFSNLMLAVGPTVFENKTFYISANAGPSQYAGEQCNPFFFNVAWQNDNLHEAVGKTVHDKGFKNVVIVTPNYPGGKDAVAGFKRYYAPKEAPAGGKGKVVDEIYTKLGQLDYAAELAQIRATKPDALFFFLPGGMGINFVKQFVAAGLSRDTQLFAPGFSADEDIIKAVGAPMMGMFNSSHWAHDMDNAENKRFVADFQKEFGRLPSLYASQGYDAALMMDAAVRDVKGKVDDKAALQKALEAKRFKSVRGDFKFNTNHYPVQNYYLRAISKDATGRVTNKTMGTIFTNHADAYVAQCKMK is encoded by the coding sequence ATGTCGCTTCGCCTGACTACCCTTGCCGCAGCGCTGCTGCTCGCCAGCTCCGCTCATGCCGCCGAGCAGATCAAGGTCGGTCTGCTGTCCACACTGTCCGGCCCGGGGGCCGGACTCGGCGTCGACATCCGCGACGGTTTCAATCTGGCGATGAAACACCTGAACGGCAAACTGGGTGGCCTGCCGGCCGAGGTACTGATCGCTGACGACCAGCAGAATCCCGACGTCGCCAAGCAGACGGCCGACAAATTCCTGAAGAAGGACAAGGTCGACTTCATGACCGGCATCGTCTTCTCCAACCTGATGCTGGCGGTCGGCCCGACAGTTTTCGAGAACAAGACCTTCTACATCTCGGCCAACGCCGGCCCTTCGCAATACGCCGGCGAGCAGTGCAATCCCTTCTTCTTCAACGTCGCCTGGCAGAACGACAACCTCCACGAAGCCGTCGGCAAGACCGTCCATGACAAGGGCTTCAAGAATGTCGTGATCGTCACCCCGAACTACCCGGGCGGCAAGGATGCGGTCGCCGGCTTCAAGCGCTACTACGCCCCGAAGGAAGCCCCCGCCGGGGGCAAGGGCAAAGTGGTCGACGAGATCTACACCAAGCTCGGCCAGCTCGACTACGCCGCCGAACTGGCGCAGATCCGCGCCACCAAGCCGGACGCGCTGTTCTTCTTCCTGCCGGGCGGCATGGGCATCAACTTCGTCAAGCAGTTCGTCGCCGCCGGCCTGTCGCGCGACACCCAACTGTTCGCCCCCGGCTTCTCGGCCGACGAGGACATCATCAAGGCGGTCGGCGCCCCGATGATGGGCATGTTCAACTCGTCGCACTGGGCGCACGACATGGACAACGCCGAAAACAAGCGTTTCGTCGCCGACTTCCAGAAGGAATTCGGTCGCCTGCCGTCGCTCTACGCCTCGCAAGGTTACGACGCCGCGCTGATGATGGATGCAGCGGTACGCGACGTGAAGGGCAAGGTCGACGACAAGGCGGCGCTGCAAAAGGCCCTGGAAGCCAAGCGCTTCAAGTCGGTACGCGGCGATTTCAAGTTCAACACCAACCACTACCCGGTGCAGAACTACTACCTGCGCGCCATCAGCAAGGATGCGACCGGCCGGGTGACCAACAAGACCATGGGAACCATCTTCACCAATCATGCTGACGCCTACGTGGCGCAGTGCAAGATGAAGTGA